GACAAAATTTTCATGTTTCTTTGTTTGATTAAATTTAGAAGTGCTTACAAATATTACAAAGTGCGTAATTAAAATTGCAGGTGCTTATAAAGCACATTTCAAACAAACTCTAATTTAATGGCAGTCCTTTCTGCTTTAAAATAACTAAATCCATTGCTCACACAGTTGGCAGCTACGCAATAATGATGCACTACTTGAATTGCCAggagatcgagacactctaatagatgGTTTCGATCTCAAACATAACCCTACCCACTGTTCATGTTTCTGCGTTACAATGGATACAAAGCTTAGGGTGATTCCTTATGCAATATTACATCCAACAGCAAGCTTTCAGTTACTATGCCAAAAACATATTCTACTGTGCACATACTTTGTATCTATACAGGTTTGATGGTGATAAATAGTATCTCTGAAAGTGAAAACACTGTACATCAAATCAAGTAACAGTACAACAGTCACTATAGTGAAAATTAACACACAATAATAAAAGCTTCACTACAGGAAAAAAACTTGCTAAATAAAGCAGGAGCCTTCAGTATGTAGTACATGTATGATACATTTCTAAACATGTGCCAACACACAAAAATGTGTCACACtttttacaaaagttttgtGTTTTTGTATCCCTTCTCTTCTTAGTGTCTGACACAATCTTGTGGCTACAAACACAACATCATCCCCTCTTACGGCTCTTATATGCAAATGCTTCCCTACCAAACGTTTCTCACCAACAACAGGATTTTCCTGAAAGTGGCTGGACAAGTTTTGAAAGTTTCAGTCAAAATCCCCTATGAGACTCTTAAATTAAATGGGGTAATTTTGTTGAAAGATgatccatgaaattacaatactTATATCAACAAACCTCCAGAATATCTTTTTCCACCACTTAAGAGTTCATCTAGTCGTAAGCAAATAATAACTCAAATGTTGGTCCATTAGATCTACCCCAcccatgtaatagttgtaatctATGTTGGCACTTGGACACGGTATAGGTTTCTTTTCACAACTTCTCTTTGGAATTTATAGGACAGTGTCAGCTGATTGTTGTGCATTGTACTGAGTACAAACACATCGCAGCGATCTCGCCACCAACTGCAATAATTTTATCATCATCACTTCTTTCCTAAACACTGAAACTCTTACCCTGGCTCCTCTCCTGACTATGGAGACTCTTCACTTGATTCTTCCCTTGATTCTTCACTTGATTCTTCACTTGATTCTTCACTTGATTCGTCACTTGATTCTTCACTTGATCCTTCACCTGATTCTTCTTGTGACTAGGGCAACTCTTCTCTTGGTGACTAAGGGAACTCTTCTTGTGACCAGGGGGGCAACTCTTCTCTTGGTGACTCTTCTTGTGACAAGGGGAACTCTTCTACACCTCCATTGGCGTGGTAGCAGCCTTTGTCCTTGGTGAGGTACCCTGGTCATGATGAAAAGGTGACAATTGCTTTTTTTGGTGATTGATTATCTGCAGATGTTGAAACAGGCTCTAGTGTCCACTTTACGTAGTCATCAACTCTATTATGATTAAAATTGAAAATGTTTATTTACATAgcaattagggctgagcgatactaccgttttagcgatatatcgcgatattttgaaagtatcgatatcgcgatattttgttattaactatcgtgataccatgcctgtacattgcTGTCAttgaaaatccatttgttatgcagtactaggctaagaatccttggaaatgataaagtccacccatctggttttccctgcagagaggtgtgaacaccataacaacctcaaagcatgtgttacaataactgttactgtaaacaaggatgatagtggctagtttgttatcacctatgaggacttcctgcaggaatgctgagcaatatgctatgtagcaccagctatgattgacttatttgtaagtattgtgaactattcagtatcgtgaatagtagctttagtatcgatcgtgatactaaaatggcagtatcgctcagccctaatagcAATGCCTTATTATCTGCATTACAAAATATGTCAAAATTAACAAAATTGCCAGACTTTCCATACCTCGTTCATGGCTCTACAACATGTAATAAAGTGCCAAGAGATGGTAAACACAGTGGGGATGGTAAACACAGTGGTGATGGTAAACACAGTGGTGATGGTAAATACAGTGGTGATGGTAAACACAGCGGTGATGGTAAACACAGCGGTGATGGTAAACACAGCGGTGATGGTAAATACAGTGGTGATGGTAAATACAGTGGTGATGGTAAACACAGTGGTGATGGTAAACACAGCAGTGATGGTAAATACAGTGGTGATGGTAAACACAGTGGTGATGGTAAACACAGTGGTGATGGTAAACACAGTGGTGATGGTAAACACAGTGGTGATGGTAAACACAGTGGTGATGGTAAACACAGTGGTGATGGTGAACACAGTGGTGATGGTAAACGAGTCCTCTGGCAAATCTTAAATGTATAGGATCATGCAGTTGCATTTTGAGGTAGTACCTATAAGATAAAAGTTGTTGTGGCAGACCAGTACGTTAACCTAATACCATTTTGTGCATAATCTCCCACATGGTCAAATTTATTTAGTGTATAATTTACTATATAAAATATCAAACACATATGCTTTCAGTATACCTTTGCTCCCTCGCAGACTGAGTCCCTTTCTTCTCCTTTTGGTTTGTTTCTCTTTGTGTTGTCTTTTTGGCTTGTTATCTTTGGCTTTACCCTTTTTATTAACTTCCCTGAGTGGTTTTTTCTTCCGGCTCACTTTCATCATCAGTTTTAGGCTGATTGCCACTTTTACTTTTGTCACACGTACGCCTTTTCCTGGCAGAAGTTCTTCATTTTTTAGTTGGTGGAGGACGTGGGTCCTCTGATTCAGATGCAGTTGTGGTGCAACAACCAATACCACCAACACAAAGGCTTATTTCAGAAACTGCACTACTGTCATCACCTATAATGATAATCCACAGAAAATTTCTTCAACTTAGCCATCAAATAATAGAcaattttatgtatgtatgtgcatgttgATTCTTTTCATTtgtttaattatttaattaataattatcccACCAAGTACTAAAGTGGATCAAAATGACCCATAACCATATACTAAAACACAGGACTACACTTTATGTCACTAACTTGATTCCAGTCCGCAAACAATTCTGCAATGCGTGTTGAACTAATTTTGCTGTTTATTTCACATCAGTGTCTTATATAGCGAGCAGTCACATCACGTGATGTCAACTATCAATATGGTGTTGTCAAAAGCAGTGACTTTGATTGTGACGATGTGGTAATAATGAATGGCGTTAGTGTTAATGTTGAAGCCAGTGGTGATTTTTATGAAATAATTAAGTAAGAGGCTGATTAGCATGTGATCAAACTCTTGTTCTTTGCAAGAATTTTCCCAAACATGGTTTGACATTCTGTGATTGCTGTATTGTTATACCTATACAGATTAATGCAACATAAATTAACAGTAGCAAGCTCATGTACAACGTTTAATTTCCAGCAATGCATAGTCTATtacaaatttaaatatttaattCTGTCCTTATCATATTGGGGGGTGGACAT
This genomic interval from Dysidea avara chromosome 15, odDysAvar1.4, whole genome shotgun sequence contains the following:
- the LOC136245273 gene encoding uncharacterized protein, translated to MAVSLSPNSNALLSALQNMSKLTKLPDFPYLVHGSTTCNKVPRDGKHSGDGKHSGDGKHSGDGKYSGDGKHSGDGKHSGDGKHSGDGKYSGDGKYSGDGKHSGDGKHSSDGKYSGDGKHSGDGKHSGDGKHSGDGKHSGDGKHSGDGKHSGDGEHSGDGKRVLWQILNV